In Limosilactobacillus sp. WILCCON 0051, a single window of DNA contains:
- a CDS encoding restriction endonuclease subunit S, translating to MKKLVEKEWNNYNVSEIFSKIQRGKRLKKADHVPGAVPYVSSTANNNGVDSFIEAVHGTRIFNDCISLANSGSVGTAFYEPFKFVASDHVTSLRREDTSKESYLFLSAMVEKQGVNFNFNREINDSRIKKMQLMLPVDDLGNPDYGYMTQYASEIRRGMLMRYRIYVASQLAQLEYKQIATLDKKEWKEFRLGKLFEISRPKARNKDHYEMGDIPFVASGATNNGVMKCCKPHMDEQLDAGNCITVSPVDGSSFYQPIDFLGRGGAGSSILMLRNNNLNLFRGEFMARMVQQTCSKYSYGHMGNKDSIKHERIMLPVNATGEPDYEYMEQYAKNMMLKKYRQYLEYLKGNIN from the coding sequence ATGAAGAAACTCGTTGAAAAAGAGTGGAATAATTATAATGTATCAGAAATTTTCTCTAAAATTCAGCGCGGCAAGCGATTGAAAAAAGCTGATCATGTTCCAGGTGCAGTACCATATGTATCTTCTACAGCAAACAATAATGGTGTGGATAGTTTTATTGAAGCTGTTCATGGAACAAGGATCTTTAACGATTGCATAAGTCTTGCTAACAGTGGGAGTGTCGGAACCGCTTTTTATGAACCATTTAAATTTGTGGCAAGTGACCATGTGACTAGTCTGAGGAGAGAAGATACTTCAAAAGAAAGTTACCTTTTCCTATCTGCAATGGTAGAGAAGCAAGGGGTAAACTTTAATTTTAATCGAGAAATTAATGACTCGCGCATCAAAAAAATGCAGCTTATGCTTCCTGTTGATGATTTGGGCAATCCTGACTATGGTTACATGACGCAGTATGCCTCCGAAATAAGGAGGGGTATGCTCATGCGGTATAGGATCTATGTTGCTAGCCAGCTTGCTCAGTTGGAATACAAGCAAATTGCTACTCTTGATAAAAAGGAATGGAAGGAGTTTCGGCTTGGTAAGCTATTCGAAATTAGTCGTCCAAAAGCCAGAAACAAGGACCACTATGAAATGGGCGATATACCGTTTGTTGCGTCGGGCGCTACAAACAATGGTGTGATGAAGTGCTGTAAACCCCATATGGATGAACAGCTTGATGCAGGTAACTGCATTACAGTCAGCCCCGTTGATGGGAGTTCTTTTTACCAACCAATAGATTTCCTCGGACGTGGTGGAGCCGGTTCCTCGATACTTATGTTGCGAAATAACAACTTGAATTTATTTCGAGGTGAGTTTATGGCACGTATGGTTCAGCAGACGTGTTCTAAATACAGTTACGGTCACATGGGCAACAAAGACAGTATTAAGCATGAGCGGATCATGCTTCCCGTTAATGCTACTGGAGAACCAGACTACGAGTACATGGAACAGTATGCTAAGAACATGATGCTTAAAAAATATCGACAATACCTGGAATATCTGAAAGGCAACATTAATTAA
- a CDS encoding ImmA/IrrE family metallo-endopeptidase encodes MTMDEVIDWLLAYCRHHGITVVTCCEWPHDWPSQANPKERLVLYNPNWQPVNERPFTLAHEIGHILDQDPPAYACEYVSVCEKYESSGNRTAICLLLQYSRTHGWHFQTPEALMQTFGIPQSFIVDAEWAFWHRVQLLK; translated from the coding sequence ATGACGATGGACGAAGTAATCGACTGGCTGCTGGCCTACTGCAGGCACCACGGCATTACAGTCGTAACCTGCTGCGAATGGCCTCATGACTGGCCCTCGCAGGCGAATCCCAAGGAGCGTCTCGTGCTGTACAATCCAAACTGGCAGCCGGTCAACGAGCGTCCCTTTACCCTGGCCCATGAGATCGGCCATATCCTTGATCAGGATCCGCCTGCCTATGCCTGCGAGTACGTCAGCGTCTGCGAGAAGTACGAAAGTTCCGGCAATCGCACGGCCATCTGCCTGCTTTTGCAATATAGTCGAACGCACGGCTGGCATTTTCAGACTCCTGAAGCACTGATGCAGACCTTTGGCATTCCGCAGTCGTTTATTGTGGACGCGGAATGGGCCTTCTGGCATCGAGTACAGCTGCTGAAATAA
- a CDS encoding helix-turn-helix transcriptional regulator: MNKFQSRLKEALSESGLSQSELGRRAGIDRTVISGYVRGKYIAKQRNLGAMARALNVDEGWLMGVTDKKERFDARQSASNTAKPEEAKSVDDLVDEMHSYRGIKISDAQRASMKAILKAYLDTQIKNDENDDQ, encoded by the coding sequence ATGAATAAGTTTCAAAGCAGGCTAAAAGAAGCCCTATCCGAATCCGGACTATCGCAGTCTGAGCTTGGAAGGCGAGCCGGTATAGATAGGACTGTCATTTCTGGATATGTTCGGGGAAAATATATAGCCAAGCAGCGCAACCTCGGCGCCATGGCCCGTGCATTAAATGTTGACGAAGGCTGGCTGATGGGCGTTACGGATAAAAAAGAACGATTTGATGCGCGGCAGTCTGCTTCCAACACTGCCAAGCCCGAAGAAGCCAAAAGCGTTGACGACCTGGTTGATGAGATGCACAGCTACCGCGGTATTAAGATCTCTGATGCCCAGCGCGCGTCGATGAAGGCCATTTTGAAAGCCTACCTGGACACGCAGATCAAAAACGACGAGAATGACGATCAATAA
- a CDS encoding DUF739 family protein, translating to MSEKPKEEFDYSLLMKRMAKYRFNIKSLAAEIGMDRGSLGSKLKNQTRFNQSQIANIAGVLDLKTKEIPAYFFTKNVEKNSQIVRIKKG from the coding sequence ATGTCTGAAAAGCCAAAAGAAGAATTTGACTATTCTTTGTTGATGAAACGAATGGCTAAGTATCGCTTTAATATTAAGAGCTTAGCTGCTGAAATCGGCATGGATAGAGGATCCTTAGGCTCAAAGCTAAAAAATCAAACAAGGTTCAATCAAAGCCAGATTGCAAACATTGCTGGTGTTTTGGATTTAAAAACCAAAGAAATTCCAGCATATTTTTTTACGAAGAATGTTGAGAAAAATTCACAAATTGTAAGAATTAAAAAAGGGTGA
- a CDS encoding helix-turn-helix domain-containing protein → MTDSKGFLIPAKYWKDADLSLSEKVMITEIERLASEDGCLESNKYFAKFIGLSRSRVSEIINKLSLKGYLETQYFTDQDGQNRRRIYIVSKREHL, encoded by the coding sequence ATGACCGATTCTAAAGGTTTCCTGATTCCTGCTAAGTACTGGAAAGATGCTGATCTTTCGCTTTCTGAAAAAGTGATGATAACTGAGATTGAAAGACTGGCTAGTGAAGATGGTTGCCTGGAAAGCAACAAGTACTTTGCGAAATTCATCGGGCTGTCCAGGAGTCGGGTGTCGGAAATTATTAACAAGCTAAGTCTAAAGGGATATTTAGAAACTCAATACTTTACTGATCAGGATGGCCAGAATCGTCGCCGGATCTATATAGTTTCCAAAAGGGAGCATCTATGA
- a CDS encoding toxin-antitoxin system HicB family antitoxin, which yields MYRKQITLRFPEELYQQLRQEAERMGISVNALISIILNDYLSQD from the coding sequence ATGTATCGCAAGCAAATAACGCTCCGCTTCCCAGAAGAGCTGTATCAACAGCTGCGGCAGGAAGCAGAGCGTATGGGGATAAGCGTCAATGCGCTGATATCGATTATTTTGAATGACTATCTGAGCCAAGATTGA
- a CDS encoding Arc family DNA-binding protein gives MASKYPMFGLRIPTELREKLKYIADYNGRSMNKEIEQLIIRHVDEFENNHGKINLGSDSHSK, from the coding sequence ATGGCATCAAAATATCCAATGTTTGGCTTGCGTATTCCAACTGAATTGAGAGAAAAGTTGAAATACATTGCCGACTACAATGGCCGATCAATGAACAAAGAAATCGAGCAATTGATTATTCGACATGTTGACGAATTCGAAAACAATCATGGCAAAATCAATCTTGGCTCAGATAGTCATTCAAAATAA
- a CDS encoding DnaD domain protein has translation MNEAYQYQSSLLIDEPPMLMLPSLAKALKSADKAIMVQQIHYWLQIKRKANDARAFHDGRWWVFNSIQQWHNQFIWMSERTIRRNLDELAKMGIIIVSRFNNKAFDRTKWYTLNYDLLDQLAQGFQKPQSDAFSDSGQSNRPTWPQQPSNMAPTSVQVDLNNRPGWTQQPAKVTKPIPETTSKTTSETTSKTSSSSSAYSTNSEYIHSGTTASSKLAADDAGRRQTDQSLTQSTATASPAQPQQPAVQPQRPQRQFQPSGWTEPADPSGPDSLADPNGMNQIFKIWADLWDWPSSTTIADLTAWVKDFGPDVVLYAIKKAATADASRPHAYMAAIIRGYRNAGLKTLDAVKAADQAREQRSQQKQSYGRSQYNNNRGGRANIQEKLPDWAKQDDEDEAPEAKTIEQLNYERLERDLHRAVLLHRKLYDVDLETICHNLDQPDGHGFLSPNALKLFEQYCALNNLDVATEIKKARKTADFD, from the coding sequence ATGAATGAAGCGTATCAATACCAGTCATCGTTGCTAATCGATGAACCGCCAATGCTAATGTTGCCCAGCTTGGCCAAAGCTCTGAAAAGTGCTGATAAGGCAATCATGGTGCAACAGATACACTATTGGTTGCAGATCAAGCGCAAGGCTAATGACGCCAGAGCATTTCATGACGGACGCTGGTGGGTATTTAACTCAATCCAACAGTGGCACAATCAGTTCATCTGGATGTCAGAACGCACGATTCGCCGTAATTTAGATGAACTGGCCAAAATGGGAATCATCATTGTGTCTCGCTTTAATAACAAAGCCTTTGATCGGACTAAATGGTACACGCTCAATTATGATCTGCTTGATCAATTGGCTCAAGGTTTCCAAAAACCTCAATCTGATGCATTTTCCGATTCTGGTCAATCGAACCGGCCAACTTGGCCTCAGCAACCGTCCAACATGGCCCCAACAAGCGTCCAGGTTGACCTCAACAACCGGCCAGGGTGGACTCAACAACCGGCCAAGGTGACCAAACCTATACCAGAGACTACGTCAAAGACTACTTCAGAGACTACATCAAAGACTTCATCATCATCATCTGCTTATTCAACTAACAGTGAATATATACATAGCGGCACAACTGCTTCTTCGAAATTGGCTGCTGATGATGCTGGACGGAGACAAACTGATCAATCTTTGACTCAATCAACTGCTACTGCCTCGCCAGCTCAACCGCAACAGCCTGCTGTTCAGCCACAACGGCCACAACGGCAGTTTCAGCCAAGCGGTTGGACGGAGCCGGCTGATCCAAGTGGTCCTGACTCTTTGGCTGACCCTAACGGCATGAACCAGATTTTCAAAATCTGGGCTGATCTTTGGGACTGGCCGAGTTCAACAACGATCGCTGACTTAACGGCATGGGTGAAGGATTTCGGGCCGGACGTGGTACTGTACGCGATCAAAAAGGCGGCCACGGCTGATGCCAGTCGGCCTCATGCCTATATGGCAGCGATCATTCGCGGCTATCGCAACGCTGGGCTAAAGACCCTGGATGCGGTGAAGGCCGCTGATCAAGCGCGCGAACAACGTAGCCAGCAGAAGCAGAGTTACGGCCGTTCGCAATATAACAACAACCGTGGTGGCCGGGCCAACATTCAAGAAAAGCTGCCAGATTGGGCAAAGCAGGACGATGAAGATGAGGCGCCGGAAGCGAAAACCATTGAACAGCTGAATTATGAGCGTTTAGAAAGAGATCTGCACCGTGCGGTCTTGCTACATCGCAAGCTGTATGACGTTGATCTCGAGACGATTTGCCACAACCTAGATCAACCGGACGGCCATGGCTTTTTGTCACCCAACGCGCTTAAGCTTTTTGAGCAGTATTGTGCGCTGAACAATCTGGATGTTGCTACGGAGATAAAAAAAGCCCGCAAGACTGCGGACTTTGATTGA